The Acanthochromis polyacanthus isolate Apoly-LR-REF ecotype Palm Island chromosome 2, KAUST_Apoly_ChrSc, whole genome shotgun sequence genome contains a region encoding:
- the timm29 gene encoding mitochondrial import inner membrane translocase subunit Tim29 yields MASFRVVRRTLCAAAEAASAPVSRSRWEKLKNSKAGVWCRSLVSDYKEAGREMVVGAWERPLKASVYGTLLGGAYACFYTKPDRTSFEADLLERSNQLGLLSPWIRSGTSDGHVQNLVKLRNEGRLRHASLGLLSLMYRSDYDPDVTLYEAQCSNLSVPWRELPQRVLDVGFAGRWWILDSKMKDYDVNEAEFKHLPVYMQVMSPPSVQEVERNERLHKESWLPLTVEDEEKDTNVEDKKEREVKPVQVAVEEQTRA; encoded by the exons ATGGCTTCGTTTCGTGTCGTGAGGAGAACTCTCTGTGCTGCGGCTGAAGCAGCGTCTGCTCCGGTCAGCAGGAGCCGCTGGGAGAAGCTGAAGAACAGCAAAGCCG GTGTTTGGTGTCGCAGCTTGGTCTCTGACTATAAGGAGGCCGGCAGGGAGATGGTAGTCGGTGCCTGGGAGCGGCCGCTCAAAGCCTCGGTGTACGGGACTCTGCTGGGTGGCGCCTACGCCTGTTTCTACACTAAACCCGACCGAACGTCCTTCGAGGCCGACCTGCTGGAGCGCTCCAACCAGCTGGGGCTGCTGTCGCCGTGGATACGCAGCGGAACCTCGGATGGCCACGTACAGAACCTGGTGAAGCTTCGTAACGAGGGTCGGCTCCGTCACGCCAGCCTGGGCCTCCTCTCCTTGATGTACCGCTCCGACTACGACCCCGACGTCACGCTGTACGAGGCCCAGTGCTCCAACCTGTCGGTGCCCTGGAGGGAGCTCCCTCAGAGGGTGCTGGACGTCGGGTTCGCTGGTCGCTGGTGGATCCTGGACTCAAAGATGAAGGACTACGACGTAAACGAGGCGGAATTCAAGCACCTGCCGGTGTACATGCAGGTAATGTCACCGCCCAGCGTTCAGGAGGTGGAAAGGAATGAAAGGCTACACAAAGAGTCCTGGTTACCGCTGACCGTGGAGGACGAGGAGAAAGACACGAATGTGGAGgacaagaaggagagagaagtgAAACCGGTACAAGTAGCAGTGGAGGAGCAGACTCGAGCTTAA
- the yipf2 gene encoding protein YIPF2: MASPNDLQFQEFEEAAELLSADPGASTLSIPATNSPPTASGGGEDVKLDLSEDEEGQEESSELLGGQKPAGGFWTFEYYQSFFNVDTMQVLDRVKGSVMPLPGRNFIKHHLRSNPDLYGPFWICVTLVFSVVISGNISTFLSQKGDPTYHYRPQFHRVTIAAVVIFMYAWLVPVGLWGFLKWRQGTERQIGGYSILETVCVYGYSLFIYIPTSVLWIIPHDWVHWTLILVAMVISGSVLVLTFWPVVRDDTRVMAVATVATIVVLHTLLAVGCKLYFFQTAPIPIPKPTIHGALNTTKPH, translated from the exons ATGGCCAGTCCAAATGATCTACAATTCCAAG agtTTGAGgaagctgcagagctgctgtctgCAGACCCGGGGGCCTCCACACTCAGCATACCTGCCACAAACTCCCCCCCCACAGcatctggaggaggagaggatgtaAAACTGGACCTATCGGAGGATGAGGAGGGTCAGGAGGAGAGCTCAGAG CTCTTaggaggacagaaaccagcTGGCGGCTTCTGGACCTTTGAGTACTATCAGTCTTTCTTCAATGTGGACACGATGCAG GTACTGGACAGAGTTAAGGGGTCAGTAATGCCGTTACCTGGAAGAAACTTTATTAAACACCACCTTCGGAGTAACCCAGATCTATACG GTCCGTTCTGGATTTGTGTGACGCTGGTGTTCTCGGTGGTGATCAGTGGGAACATCTCCACGTTCCTCAGTCAGAAAGGAGACCCTACATACCACTACAGACCACAGTTCCACAGAG TCACCATCGCTGCAGTGGTGATCTTCATGTACGCCTGGCTGGTGCCCGTTGGTTTATGGGGTTTCCTGAAATGGAGACAAGGCACCGAGAGGCAGATCGGAGGTTATTCCATCCtggagactgtgtgtgtttacggCTACTCCCTCTTCATCTACATCCCCACCTCA GTTTTGTGGATCATTCCGCACGATTGGGTGCACTGGACGCTGATcctggttgccatggtgatctCCGGCTCGGTCCTCGTCCTCACCTTCTGGCCGGTCGTCCGTGACGACACCAGGGTGATGGCGGTGGCCACGGTGGCGACCATCGTGGTTCTGCACACGCTGCTGGCCGTCGGCTGTAAG ctctACTTCTTCCAGACAGCACCCATACCCATACCGAAACCCACGATTCATGGAGCGCTGAACACCACCAAACCCCACTGA